The sequence TGTTAGATGAGAAACTTTATTGCAGAAATTGGAAGTGGCCTGGGGGCCCTTCAAGAGCCTGGAAAAGTCAGAAACAGTGCTCTAGAGGCTTCTTTGTAGCTGGTTAATGAAGAGGTCATGTAGATACCTGCTGATCCTTCATACAAATCCTCACAGGACTGATTAATAGTTCGTACTTGGGCCAAACCCATTAGCCCTCCCAAAAGATGCTATCAAATTCCTGTGCCAGTGATTATATTATAGTCTCCACATCATTTCTAAGTCAATAAACAATTATACTTCGGTTCAAATTCTGCCCTTTAGTTAAACTATTGTAAATCCAGAatcagtccactgaagtcagcagaatcACTACAGATTAGCACAgtctaaatgagagcagaatttgaaccTACACGTTTCACATCAACTATACTTCTTAAGGTATTAATTCAAAAGAGCAGGTATCTGATGCAAAGTATGTCTCAACCCATTATCAAACAAACCGCTCAGAAACCAGattcttttttcctctgtttgCAAGAGAAATGAGGAGTGGAAGACTAGCAGACTAACAGTATAAGACTTTGAGTATGTTTTGCAATGGAGCCAGCAGAACGAACACAGTTATATTTCAATGTACCTTCTGTCTGTAGGATACAGTTCCACAGTAATGACATCAAGGGAGTTCCATGCTGAAATGGTGAGaccattgtacaaacacagcatgCCTATCATCATGGATTCACTGGTACCAAACCACAAGAAAAAACAGCTAATTCCAGAGAGTACCATAGAACCACCTATATTCAAGGCAGACAAAAAAATAGTCATTGTTTTTacagaataataatatttataatcttgtttgttttgcataacaATGGCCTTTCCATATTGGAGGAGTTTAAATCACTAAACTGCACATttgaatttaaaactaaattctAAAACAGAACCAATTTCTCTGGCAACTATCAGTAGGAACTACACTTCTTGCAATTACAAGGAATGCATTTACATACCATATTAAACTAACAAGAACAACTTAGTAGGACTCAGTCTTTATATAGGTTGTTGCTCATAGAAAATCAACATAATAAATTACTTGGTTATTTAAGTAAAATAAGCATAGATTTGTCATTATGAAGAGTCGACATCTAATTTTCAACCTCCACTAATGTCCCAAAATAGAAACCTGCCTATGGGCTCCTCAAAATTACACTAGCTAGATGGTTCCCTACACTCACTAAATGGTCTGCTCAACCATATGAGGATTACCTGTGCACAGCTCCCTCTCCCTTTAATGGAGCAAGCCAAtactgagcacttttaaaaatcccaccactAAGtgcttaaaatattatatttattttattttatggtaatACTGAGTGATGAACAAATATACGGCAGTTGAGAATTGGCTGGGCTCCTTAGCTGTTAATTTCCAAACTTTCTAACATTTGGGTGTTTTGGAATAGGTGTTTAGGGTTATTCACTACTGAAAAAGTCCCTGGAAGGGATTTCTTCTTGCCTTTGTGAGCAGCAAACCCTAAAGAAAAAACTTTGTTTTATCTAGACtgctttagggttttttttaggattttggcAACGCCCTACCTAACATCGTTAAACGTCCAATTCGGTCCATCAGAAGAGCAGATACAATATTCCCTGGTAATACAGCCAAAGTTCCCAAGAAATTAACAAAGTAAATCCAATAGGCACTGTAGTCATCATCAAAGGTAATCTGACATCCTGTCTTGTTGTGCTTAAATATGCAGTTTATAAATTCGGTGTCAATGAATTTATATTGCTCAAGATCTGTGGAAACAAAGGAAGTGTCAGCTAAAACAATATCAGCTAACTCATAACCCTGCGAGAAGCATAGGATTTAAAACATCCCAAGATTAGACACGCTGATTGATAAATAGGAGCTTACATGCTGCATTGCTTAGTATAATATGGCCAGTTACTGCTGTAAATTGTTGGTATTTTTCCCCCTTATATATAAACATTCTCCAGATGAATTCAGAGCTCATGAAAATAAGGGACtatggccttgatccagcaaagcacataaacTGGTTCCATACATGTTTTGCTCAGCTGGAGACTGATAGTACAGCCTACCACCCTGCATACTGAAGATTTACAAACTTCCACCACTTAGCATTGTCAATGTTTCTCAGTCTTGTTCAGCTACAGACCTGGGTCTCACTTGAACAGAGACTGTCAATCATGTCACCTTTTGGTGGGTTTGTGGTGAGAACGAATGTCCGCTGGAAACTCAGATGAGACTCATTTTCATTTGGGATCAGGATGTATTAGCCTTCAATTGCAGTTCTAATCTAAAAAACTGACTGCAAAAATGCTCTGGAATAACTGAGAGGCAATTAGCTCACCACTTAacaaaaagatgttttttctaaaggcttgtctacacaaggcagcAATGCCCTCCAAAGGGGTGTAAATTTGAAGGTGCTCTAATACTCCGTGTAGACCCTGCCGATGTGCTGATGGACTAGGAACCTTTTAGAACAtgtcagcagggtctacacagggcaGTTACTGCACTTTCCAATTGACACCCCTTGGTGCGCATTGCTGCCCcatgtagagaagccctaagTGCCAGCTCTTCAAACAGAGCCTGAGATGGgttttatttgtttcctttttagtgAGACATAAATGAGGCCAGAGCATCAGTGACTGCTCCAGTTTCCACCTTGTTGTCCTACCTGGCCATTTATTTCAAGGGCCCTCAATAGTACCCTGGACTGTGTGCTCACTCATTGGGTTTTCCATGTGTTACGTTTTGAACCAGGAAGTGAACGAACTATTAAAATGCAGAGGGTTTTCTCCCAGTGTCCTCTTAACTCCCTCTGGAAGATCAGACCCTGCATTTCCCCCTTTGTGTCTCTTACTCCTGTCAGCCTCAAGGCCCTGAGCCACATAGACTTTCCCTTCAGGCAAAGAGGGCTGGCCATTTTTACCTCGGAAAACACAGCTTGCAAGATGACCATGTGGGAGAGCAGTAAGAGTTGCTACATCCTGCAAATGTTAAGTCCAGTGAACCAGATTCTCATGTCATTTCAATTGAACAAAAtggagctactctggatttacaactGTGTAAATAAGATCAGGCCCTGGCCCATCATCTCTGCAATATTCCCACCTCTTATTGGCCTATGTAatagagggagaagaaagagagaaagaatgggTATGAGTTGTGAACTcagatcccctccccccaaacatgGTAGCATATTGCATATCCCTACTAGATAGCTATGCCAGCTCTGGCACTGATCTTTGTAAAGCTCCCATTCAGCCACATCAGATATAAGCCTAACTAGAGCAATCACTACACAGGTAAACAAACTTTCTCCTATGCGTTCTGAAACTCCACAGAGATAATTAACAAATGTAAAAGATTTAAAATTCACTCCCTGAATTAATAGTGACCATACGATCTTTTAAAAAGGGTCTGctcctttacatttatttttattattattattattattattattattattgagcaTGTTTATTACTatagtgcctaaggaccaaccaagCGTGAGAtccaattgtgctaggcactggacaatCACAGTAGTAAACAGTCCCTTCCCAGAAGatcttgcagtctaaatagacaagacagacacagggtggcaGAAGAGGTTTAAACACACCAGCACAGTGTATGCTAATGCAACAGCAAATGCCATGttatttccacttttttttttttatacacaggCTTAGTTAGGAAAGGATCagttaaatggaaagaaaagggctggggaaaggatACATTGAAGGGAAGGGAGGTGAGGGGGACAAGGCAGGAGAGAAGAGGGTAACTGGCCGCTGTGGAGTGaaactgaggtgaagagactatgtgacaagggaaggaagagggctgcagcaaacagccaatcagcacagggcagagaaaaatCTAGTCAAAACTGAGAAAAGCTTTCTGAATGTCCAAAGGTTCCTGCCTCACCCTGGTGCTGGAGTCTCTATCTTGTATTTACATCTGTTGCTTTCACAGCTATTGCACTCCTGACAAGCAGGCTTTGTGAAATAAGACCACGGTAGTTGGACAGTGAAATGATTTTCCTTTCAGCATACCTGTGCTGGAGAAGTTGGTGTCCACAAAAGTACAGTTCCTGAAGTATGTGCTCACAGAAGTAATGTCCTCAAATAAGCAATTCTTAAAAAGGGAATCTTCAAAGGTTACTGATTTAAACTTCATCATAATAAACCTGCCCAATACAAATAATTTCCATCAGTCTGCCTTCATGCATCAAGATTAAAGATTCAGCTGTACATCTTACATGGATGCCATTCTCAGAAGTCCCACACCCATGAACATAATACTTCCTGCAGAGTCAGAATGGCTGATTGACTGATGCTGTGCAACCATTGTTGAATCATTGATTTCACAAAATGACATTCCCACACAGCTGCCAGGCATACCTTTTTCATAGTTAATACGAGGATAAAATATTTGTTATCACCAATCTCTAATCAAAATGTAAAGAACCTCAGGAatctgatgtaatatacttataAAAGCAATATTAAATAGCTATTTCACAAGTGCTACTGTATTCTTCGCTAAGGCTCCAGAAATCTGGCTTCTTGGAATAAATGATTCGTGGAGATGCTAACAGATTTTAAAGAACTTTTATTTCTACAGCCAGACAAAACCCTCTCTATCAGGTCAGGCTCAAACACATtttggcccagattttaaaaaaatgtttacacaAAAATGCTGGAACACAGTCACAAATATTGCAGATAACCTGTTAGATGTCtaaatggaaatatgtttatgctGCTACTGTGACTGAATGTACAATTGTAATTATTGTGCATAGAAATTATGCACATGCATTTTTGTGCACACTATTCTAAAATTACCCCTTTCTAGTTCCTAGCTCTTCTTACTTTCTGGCCCCTTCTTCTTACTGACTCTCAGATAACTAATACCATAGCCTTTTGACctgtttaattaattttaaaaggtgaAGGAAACCTAGTAGATAACCATACATATAATAAAAACATTAGACTCAATATTCTTAGGCCAAATCTACAGAACAAACtttttgccaacatagctatgttgctcaggggtaggctgaccagacatcctgataaaATCAGAACTGTtccgatttttagttctttgtcccgcgTCCCGACCGATGTACGTtcgggacgccatttgtcccgatattgtgGCTGTAGCCactctggtgggtttttttttttttttgcttcagcaaCTCGGCTccggcccccctcccccccgctctttttttttgctttggtaactcgggccacttttttttttttttttgcttcccccatgtgtcctgatattttgtctgtttcatctggtcaccctagtcaggAGTGTGATGAGGTGTGATTTGTGACCAACATAGCTGGGTTGGCAACAGCCCTTTGTGTAGAATTATTTGtaccagcaaaactgcacttttgccagcataagctGCATCCATTATAGGATCACTTtgccaatatagttataccagcaaagcCTTCTAAATCTTAGTCTAGCTAAAATTTCTACTACACAAACTTCTCATGTCTTATACTAAACAACTTATTTAAGTTTTAGGTCAAAGAGCAATTTTCTTCTTGGGGTAGGAGTTCGGGGGTTGAAGAATGTCAAACAAGTTTATTGTGAGGTAGATAAAAATGGTGGGAATTAAACTTTCTCAGATAAAATTGCTAGAATCACATTTTTTGTGGGAAGAGGGGACCCAAAATTCTATTTTGATTTTCATAGGTTACTGGCTAATGACTTTGCTACTAGTATTGGACAGGAAAATGATGCCTCCAGTCTATTAATTAACAACTGTACCTTTTCTCATCTGTGACAGACTCTGATTAAAATCTCATGTCAACCCATTATCCTTTTTCACAACAACACCATGCTTGGTCTTCCTGTTCAAAAAATTGTCTTGAttgtttaaaaaggaacaaagagCAACAGGACTAACCAATCGAAATAGAAGAGACAGACTGTGTCCCCTACATACCGCAAGATGTGTCTTTTGCATTTTGGACAGGAactatattttgaaacaaaatgaaaaagaaaacccagatGCTTTAAAACTGGTGTAGATTGTTGAGATTGTTTGAATTCAGATCCACCCAGATTTAGAAAGTTAGAACGCTGAATATTGTTGGAAACATGTTCTGATTAGGAGAGATTATGAAAAAAAGAGCAGAGGGGGCTCTtgagaaaaaagagaaatgagaaaaaaatccactgaccccccctcccacttccatcCCCCGCCAAAAATAGTgaatcttttttgggggggaacaaACCCAAAAGTTTATACTGTTGGGGAAAAATGGCTCAAGCAGTTCACCAATCCCAAATATCAAAGTTTGCATACTTTACAGATTCAGGACAGATCTGGGAGCCTCAGTATTTTTACAAGCATTTTTATTTGGATATGCTCTGCAGTACCTGCGCTGGCAGAGTGCACAGCAACCAAAATGTACTGAATGATAATAAATGGCTCCACTTTTTTAGACAGCATCCATCTCCTGAAATGGAACTAAATTTGGAAGGCAGAagctaatttaaaatgaaataagttaGTCAATTTTCAATTGCTCTGCATTGAGCAAATCTTTAATTGCTTCCAAATTCAAATTCTTATTAAAAAAGAATCCTTCTTATATTACCAAAACCTTTAATATAATAAacttaaatgtaattttattatataaataacaACTATTTAGTACCACAAGGCTTAGAACCTTAATATAGTTTATATTATATTCATATGTATTGTAGACACTGACAATGTGTAGACCAGACACTTAAAACAATTCTGTGACCATAGAGTGATTAAACACAATTGGGTTGCTTTGATGTCTTTATAAAAGTAAGTCATTTAGAATTGTGCTCTGTAAAATTCTAGCTAGTGCCTTCAGACTTCTGgactcaatttaaaaataaaaggacattGCTCATCTGGGTTTTTACTTTTTACAACGGTTCATACTTTCTACTGAATGTCTCTGGTATTTATCTTTTCaactatttttcccctttttaaagatgtcaTCCTGTAAGGGCTCAGTGTTTCTGAAGCTCAGCATTTTGTCAGAAGAGATCCTAAGTGAGtaccaagaaaggaaaaaaaagtagaaaggaagaaaagaaaactacCCTTTCTCCCACCATTAAAGATACATCTCCTGCATCCCCACATGCCACACACATTGGGTCTGAAAATCTGAGTCCCCTGCTGAAAGTAAGTACCAATAATGTGAATCCTCTAGTCTGGTTTATAAAGATAACCaaggcctcaatccagcaaaagGGATCCACCTACATGGACCCATAACGCATGTACAGTCCCCATATACTTCCACTAGAGTGCAGGATCAAGCACCAAGGAGATAAGAATAGAATGACTCTTCCAAAAATTCAGTGTAAACAAACGCAACCCAATCAACCTATTAACGGTCAACATCGAAAAAGATTAGAGTATTAAGAGTTTGTCTATGCAGTGCAGCAAAGTACTCTAAAAGGGGGCAGTGAGAGTCAGAATGCTTTACAAATCATATTCCTCTACCATTTTACCGTCTAGACAAGCCTTTaggcagaaaaataaaatgttagtgaAATTAATGATATTTTCTTAACCAAAATCTTTCTAGACCTGTCATTGATGTATGATCCATTGATGTGAATCTGATTTTCCAATGTGAAGTTGAAGCTGAAATCTGTAATTCTCTCTCCATTAAAACGCTTCACTTTGGATGCATATTCGTCCGATTGCAGATGTTTAATGACATCAGGGAACCAGACAGACAACCCATAGTAGCTGtgaaaagcagaagtgttcagtCATAAAGCTCACCTTAACTTCAGAAGTATGTACAGACTAGAGATATTAACCTACAGCATCCAACTACTTAAAGCAGATAACTAGATCTTCAGAAACACTTCTACTTCTACCTGAATTTTAGATTTTTAAGCATCAAACATAAGCATGCTTTTAGGATGAAATGCATTTTGCTTGCATAAAGTCAGAATAGTGGGATCCCTCACACTCTTCATCCATGTTAGAGGGGAGGAATAAATCCATTCTCCAATCAGGATCAGAGCTCAGGGGTGCAACATAGACCTCCTACAGCTGTTGGTTTAACCTGATGTGCTTTCAAGGTTGTTAGGGCCACTGGAACTGTGTGGTCACATATCCCTTCATTGATTCACACTGTAATAGCTCCCTATGCCAGACTATGCAGGGCCAGCAGAAACACCACCAGTGGGATGCAGAGAGCGTGGAGGCCCCCGGCTCAGATTTTCTGCCAGCCGCTCATGCTGTGCAGTACCAACACAGAGTTTAAGTGGCTGGGAGAATCTTGCCCAAGCTCTCTTCACTACAGTGAATGTCACTGTGAAGTTTAAACTCTTAGTTAGGGATTGGGCCCCTGCAAATTTACACTGCATAATGATTACAATGGTCTGAGCTTTTGGTGACTTATCCTTAGATCTGAGAGAGACATGATTGCTATGGAAATTCCCAAATCAAAGTAAGCTGGTGGGTGTATCACTTACTCTAATGTTAGGGTCTCAAAAATGTTATCTGGACTCAGAGGACAACTGGCTGGAAGATGGAGTGGATTAGAGTGGAGTGCAGGTTGGGGCACTTTGTATGGTGGGAAGTTGCAAAAGAGATAAGGAGATGCTGTTGTGGAAGGGATCCTGAAGTAGAGGTGGCATAGAGCACTTTATGAAGGTGGAGGAAAGCTGAGGAACTAAAAATTAGTTTTACTCTCCTTCAGTTCCTCAGTGTACTTCAATGAGGATAAATTTAGCATAGcaattattaattatgattaaaaatacaagaaaagTTCATTTTCTGACAGCTCAATTTAAATCTATATAGAACGACAGTCATTAGGTTAATAAGGAAGCAAATAAGTGAATTACTGTAGCATCTGTTCACCAATGAAACATATGCATGGAACAATaagccaaaataataataatattattaaggATTTATATAATACTTTACATCTTccaagtgctgtacaaactctgACCCTTAATCCCGTTTTTTCTCATGGGAAATCTCTTTTTATTCAAGAAGATAGTGCACTGGGCCTATATATTCAGAAGTGACAAGTGATTTGGAGTTCTTTAGTTTTTGGTCACACAACTCAACACCTTGAAGAGTCCTAACTTTCAAAGGGTACCAACCTTCTGAAAGTCAGAACCCTTTAAGGTGCCAGGTGGGAAACCAAAAATAGAGTAACCCCAAAAAtatgatgttttatttaaaaggtaATTGGGTAAGTATTGTcaataagaaaagaaaatcacaatGACAAGCAGATTTGCATTCCGTATGACCAGCAGCATTAAAATTAATATGTATTTCAAGATTTACAGGCTAACCATGGAAAATTCATCAAGAATCCAAGTCAATCGTACCCAAAAGACAGCGTGAACCATACAGCTGTAAGTTTGATTGTATTGTCCTTGACTGGATAGTTGAAACATCTCATAAATGTTAACCAAATCTGTAAAATAtgagaaaatacatttaaaaataaagtgttttagACAATTAAGTTatagagacctggattctgttctctGCTTCATCAATAAAGCAGCAAGCAAGGGGCATCACATTACAGCTCTTTGATTCTCAGGCCAGACCTGCATGCTGGTGTCGGTAAAAGTAGGTTTGGGTATTGCCAAACTCCATTTATCATGCACCTATCATGATGGCCTCCCCTGCACTGGATCCACTGGGTTTACTTCTAACATTCTGAATCCCTATGTAGCGTCAAACAatcacagtttaaaaacaaaatagtcagAAATATTTCCATCTTTCCCAACAAAATTATACTGTTCTGAGTGGATGACAGGCAATATTCCACCCTGAAATACTGACACTTTTAAGGTCTGATATGTCATGACCCATCATGGTGTTTTACACAAGTGGAAAGGAGCTGAGACTGCCCTCATCTCAGAAGGTTTacagcagagctggttggaaaatggggtTTTCCACTACATCTCCCACAACTGACTCCTTTCCTGGAGAGGCAAGGCAGTGCATCATAAGAGTCTCCTGGAAAtggtacatcatgggagatgttcTCCGATCAGGGCGCCTCACCCATAGAGAATGGGAACATGAGGCAACTTAACTACAACTCCTATGAGGCATTGCAGTAGCATAtctaaattgaaacatttcagattttggccgctgggtttttttgttttttacttaaaacacacacatagaaagcagatactttttgcaaataatttagtcaaaaacccaatttttcatggaaaaacagttttgatcaaatattttttgaccagctgtagcaTACATATATTCAAGATATCATTGAGACATTATTACACGTGGGAAAACTATTTTAGATAATTTTTAGTGGCGTCTAAATTAGTGatattgtctctctcttttcaagGTCTGTACTGTAGGATTCAAAGTAAATGATGTATCTTGGCTTTACAGGTAGGATATGGAAAACAGGCCCAGTAAACTTTTATGAAACGTTATAAAACAGTTCTAAGTTTTCCTGTAAAATATTGGGCGTATGCTGAATACATGACTGTATAGTGTCTTATAAAGATTTTATTGGTATTCATTTTGGATGACCTGCCTAACTTATTCATGGCTTCACTACCTGTAAATAAAGTGGCCATCCCAAACCTCATACTGATGGAACCTTTTCATCATCATATGTTCCCCCTCGCCCCATATCACACTTGTTTTTCCGGTATATATTAAACAGTGCTTGAGACATAGTCCCATATTTTTATTAGGAATGGCTCAAAAGGATCTAGGCTGCCCTTTTCCTGATGAAGAATGGACCCATTATCTCTATGATGCTCAATTCTCTCCCACTGGCCTGTGAAACTGGAATCTTTTGATTGTTCCTGAAGCCAGGTGTCATATTCATTGTATAGCACATCAGCTGTCCACATCAGGTCATCTAATCACTCCTATTTCAGGGCACTAATGATGGCTCTCGTGTTACCATATACACAAACTACAAGTTGAATTTTATTACTTACCCCATATAGCTCTGTGCGGATTCTAACAAAACATCTTCTGTACCAGGTTCCTGTGTCACTCTGAATTTCTATGAGCTCATCTATCTGTTTGGGAGTTTTGATTCTGTTAACCTGTGAATGGAAACAGAGCAGCATTTTTTTGACCTGTTAAAATGCAATTAAAGGGGACTTGAAAGTTTAAATAAGCTCCATAAGCTAAAGATGGGCAGACAGTTAggagcagattttcaaaaagataGAAGTATAAAGTCTTAACTGGAAATTTACAACTACAAATATCCTATTTGCAAACGCTATATAATTTACATGCACAAATTAGGTGTGCTATTGCACACACTTCTGCTCTTGGACCTGTATTTCTGCATATTCAAACACtagtttctgaaacaaaatagttCAACTTTGCAGCTGCTTTAACAGAGTGTTGCCAAAAATTTGGGCCTTAATGTGGTATTGTGGGTAAGAGCATAACAAGCAGATATATCCAATTTTCTTACAGTCTGAATAAAGTATGAGACAATTTGCTGTGTATGCCATGCTGTCCTATTTGAAATATATCTAAGGTAcatatttttggggaaaagaatgGGGAAGAATATGTGGGTAATCAACAAACAAAATGCAGCATAACACTTTTGTGCTGCGAAGGGCATGTCTTGGGCCCACCAGGGATAAAACGTTAATGAAACCCTTCTTCACTATTATAGCATTAAAGAGGCGAGTGTGGTCCAGGGTTGTGTGTTCAGTTATTGCTCGGTTACTTTCACTGTGACAAacatcattaaaaatattttaaataatttattagagataccaaaaaagaaggaaaatagttaaagcttt is a genomic window of Dermochelys coriacea isolate rDerCor1 chromosome 5, rDerCor1.pri.v4, whole genome shotgun sequence containing:
- the SV2C gene encoding synaptic vesicle glycoprotein 2C isoform X2, which produces MARIGGVVPTVFSYFSEVLAREKRGEHLSWLCMFWMIGGIYASAMAWAIIPHYGWSFSMGSAYQFHSWRVFVVVCALPCVSSVVALTFMPESPRFLLEVGKHDEAWMILKQIHDTNMRARGQPEKVFTVNRIKTPKQIDELIEIQSDTGTWYRRCFVRIRTELYGIWLTFMRCFNYPVKDNTIKLTAVWFTLSFGYYGLSVWFPDVIKHLQSDEYASKVKRFNGERITDFSFNFTLENQIHINGSYINDRFIMMKFKSVTFEDSLFKNCLFEDITSVSTYFRNCTFVDTNFSSTDLEQYKFIDTEFINCIFKHNKTGCQITFDDDYSAYWIYFVNFLGTLAVLPGNIVSALLMDRIGRLTMLGGSMVLSGISCFFLWFGTSESMMIGMLCLYNGLTISAWNSLDVITVELYPTDRRATGFGFLNALCKAAAVLGNLIFGSLVGITKAIPILLASTVLVCGGLVGLRLPDTRTQVLM